A genomic stretch from Helianthus annuus cultivar XRQ/B chromosome 1, HanXRQr2.0-SUNRISE, whole genome shotgun sequence includes:
- the LOC110866165 gene encoding protein BPS1, chloroplastic has translation MILQLSRLGFSHHHHHHHHPGRHRNMSQAGLTSLQAFRSLVSENLNRALESLKLGSEFLSLTWIHQCFQMVPMINNAFAKLMVEIDYPVTSWEDCSIDEYLDYTINLLDLMNYISSSIARVNQARVSLTHALSLMERSPALAIERMNEIKTHDHSIMEFKDTRCDVDRKRNENACIFHEAMIVLKSTGFWVCGVVLSGLKSEVDPTMKIMVNSVLVDPSLMALDSVFRKKYMEEGGIVKEVEGVNESVRMIISSGIHDCDGGMELKRRLEVVGNGLKSLKEEEECLFASVMAARNEVVETLRRNNK, from the coding sequence accatcccGGCCGCCACCGCAATATGTCGCAAGCCGGTTTAACATCCTTACAAGCTTTCCGATCACTAGTTTCCGAAAACTTAAACCGGGCATTAGAAAGTTTGAAACTTGGATCGGAATTCTTGTCATTAACATGGATCCACCAGTGTTTCCAAATGGTACCCATGATAAACAATGCTTTTGCAAAGTTGATGGTGGAGATAGATTATCCAGTGACAAGTTGGGAAGATTGTTCCATTGATGAGTATCTTGATTACACCATTAACTTGTTAGACCTTATGAATTATATTAGTTCTTCTATTGCTCGTGTCAATCAAGCTCGTGTTTCGCTTACGCATGCTTTAAGTCTCATGGAAAGATCTCCAGCTCTTGCTATAGAGCGTATGAATGAGATCAAGACACATGATCATTCCATCATGGAGTTTAAAGATACTAGATGTGATGTAGACAGGAAGCGGAACGAAAACGCATGCATATTTCATGAAGCTATGATAGTTTTGAAAAGTACTGGATTTTGGGTGTGTGGGGTGGTGTTATCCGGATTAAAGAGTGAAGTTGATCCGACTATGAAGATTATGGTAAACTCGGTGTTGGTGGATCCTTCGTTGATGGCTTTGGATTCTGTCTTCAGGAAGAAATATATGGAGGAAGGGGGGATTGTGAAGGAAGTTGAAGGAGTGAATGAGAGTGTTCGTATGATTATTTCGAGTGGAATTCATGATTGTGATGGTGGAATGGAATTGAAGAGAAGATTGGAGGTGGTTGGGAATGGATTGAAGAGTTTAAAAGAGGAAGAAGAATGTCTTTTTGCAAGTGTAATGGCTGCTAGGAATGAAGTGGTAGAGACACTTAGAAGGAATAACAAGTAG